TGCGAAGATCGACGAGTTCTGTGAAAATTTATATCAGTTATATCTTGATGGCGGGCGGCTTGAAAGATTTTTATCTTTTTTAAGCATTGCTCGGTTTCTGGCCAGGGAGGTTTAATATGATCATTGAGATAAGGGCTCTGGATACTCTGTTTTTCCGTGATGGCAAACCATTTACTATGGGGGCTGAGACATGGGCTAACGGTATATTTCCTCCTGCTCCGTCGGTATTGTATGGAGCATTGCGCTCAGCGTATTTTGCGCAGCACCCGGAAGCTCTTGCCAAGGTAAACTCTGCAGATGACCCAACTGCGGGACTTGTGATTAGGGGATACTACCTCAAAATTGGAGAATTTGTGCATTTTCTCCTGCCCGGGGACTGCGTTGTTTGGGATAAAGACGGCGCTAAGGTAGCTGGCACGATGGCCCTGCAGCCTAATGAGGAGTTATCTAGCTGTCCATTGCCATATATGTTGGCGCCAGCGGTGCAAAATCGCACAGAATCAATTGAAGACGGGTTGTTGGACGATCTTACATTTGAAGAATACTTAGACGGTTTTTCAACTCACTACTGTTTTAAAAAGATGCATGATTATGTACTGACAGAAGCGAAAATAGGCATTGCCAGGTCGTATGATACCAGGACTACTGAAGAATCGAGACTTTACCGCATAGGTATGAGGCGACTAGAATCTTCTCTTCGTAGGGGGAGAAAGACATCAGCAGTTTCTATGGTGATTGATTTCTCAGGCATGGATTTATTAAGAGAAGGTATTATCCGCCTTGGTGGGGAAGGTAAGGCTGCCCTATACCAAGAAACCACCCCATATTCTATTCC
This window of the Methylomusa anaerophila genome carries:
- the cmr3 gene encoding type III-B CRISPR module-associated protein Cmr3; amino-acid sequence: MIIEIRALDTLFFRDGKPFTMGAETWANGIFPPAPSVLYGALRSAYFAQHPEALAKVNSADDPTAGLVIRGYYLKIGEFVHFLLPGDCVVWDKDGAKVAGTMALQPNEELSSCPLPYMLAPAVQNRTESIEDGLLDDLTFEEYLDGFSTHYCFKKMHDYVLTEAKIGIARSYDTRTTEESRLYRIGMRRLESSLRRGRKTSAVSMVIDFSGMDLLREGIIRLGGEGKAALYQETTPYSIPKVLLQGRLFKLYLATPAIFENGWVPGWIDSVTMTGTYNGVNMRLICAAIGKFHSLGGWDMDKCKPKPMRRAVPAGSVYYFETETTPDLVLDVFHGQSISDYDAPQGFGIAYVGAV